Proteins from a genomic interval of Phlebotomus papatasi isolate M1 chromosome 3, Ppap_2.1, whole genome shotgun sequence:
- the LOC129807595 gene encoding ELAV-like protein 2, producing the protein MTNGMIETNSSQQNCSSSSNGGSGNQEESKTNLIVNYLPQNMTQEEIRSLFSSIGEVESCKLIRDKVTGQSLGYGFVNYHQKEDAEKAINTLNGLRLQNKTIKVSFARPSSEAIKGANLYVSGLPKNLTQTELEAMFSPYGRIITSRILCDNISEWLFVTTGGTSMPGT; encoded by the exons ATGACAAACGGCATGATTGAGACCAATAGTAGTCAACAGAACTGCAGTAGCAGTAGCAATGGCGGCAGTGGAAATCAAGAAGAATCCAAAACGAATTTAATTGTCAACTACTTACCCCAGAATATGACTCAAGAAGAGATTCGGTCTCTATTCTCCAGCATCGGCGAAGTAGAAAGTTGCAAATTAATTCGCGATAAGGTTACAG GACAGAGTTTGGGGTATGGTTTTGTAAACTATCATCAGAAGGAAGATGCAGAAAAGGCCATTAATACACTTAATGGGCTTCGCCTACAGAACAAGACTATTAAGGTGTCATTTGCTCGTCCCAGCTCTGAGGCTATCAAAGGGGCCAACTTATATGTATCGGGACTTCCGAAAAATTTAACTCAAACCGAACTTGAGGCTATGTTTAGCCCCTATGGACGTATAATTACATCACGTATTCTCTGTGACAATATTTCAG AATGGCTATTTGTCACTACAGGTGGAACGAGTATGCCGGGTACGTAA
- the LOC129807565 gene encoding ankyrin repeat domain-containing protein 13C isoform X3 yields MSLALHEAVFSGDLKQLSQLLRTQDVTQKDKHGNTPLHLSVMLGRKEFTQLLLAHGAPVKVKNLQGWSPLAEAISYGDRSTIHLLLWKLKKQARDQMEHRRPNLVKALQQMGDFYMELKWDFQSWVPLVSRILPSDICKIHKAGCSIRLDTTLVDFSEMKWERGDISFIFRGDKTPKESLTVLDNEYQCYQRVRYEETEAEIEDEVDILMSSDIMAAQMSTKSINFTRAQSGWIFREDRKETIAGQYECDLYCINGLVLESRKRREHLSRDDLQKNKALMESFTKGHSQTVDQNGEILRRTSLSPPPNCNVTWDEYINAEPGEHPKLARDLVYKESSKTFRATVAMSKDFPLNVEMLLNVLEVIAPFKHFSKLREFVTLKLPSGFPVKIDIPILPTVTAKITFQKFEFRDNIPQSMFEVPETYVEDNMRFPDL; encoded by the exons ATGTCTTTAGCGTTGCATGAAGCGGTGTTTTCTGGTGATTTGAAACAACTTTCACAGCTTCTTAGAACGCAGGATGTAACACAAAAAGATAAACATG GAAATACACCCCTCCACCTTTCCGTGATGTTAGGCCGAAAAG AATTTACTCAGCTGCTTCTTGCTCATGGAGCTCCTGTGAAAGTGAAGAACCTTCAAGGATGGTCGCCTTTGGCAGAAGCGATTTCTTATGGTGACCGTTCCACAa TTCACCTTCTTCTATGGAAGCTAAAAAAGCAGGCAAGAGATCAAATGGAACACAGACGCCCAAACTTGGTCAAGGCCTTGCAGCAGATGGGTGATTTTTACATGGAACTCAAATGGGATTTTCAGTCATGGG TTCCTCTAGTATCACGAATACTGCCATCTGATATTTGTAAAATCCATAAGGCAGGATGTTCTATACGACTAGACACTACACTGGTCGACTTTTCAGAAATGAAATGGGAGCGCGGAGACATATCATTTATATTCCGTGGTGATAAAACACCCAAAGAATCCTTGACTGTGCTTGATAACGAATATCAATGCTACCAGCGTGTTCGGTATGAGGAAACGGAAGCAGAGATCGAAGATGAAGTGGATATTCTAATGTCAAGTGATATTATGGCGGCACAGATGTCAACTAAAAGTATTAACTTCACACGTGCACAATCAGGATGGATATTCCGGGAGGACCGTAAGGAAACAATTGCCGGACAGTATGAATGTGATTTGTATTGCATCAATGGTCTGGTATTGGAATCTAGAAAACGCAGAGAACACCTTTCCAGAgatgatttgcaaaaaaataaagctCTTATGGAATCATTTACCAAAGGACACTCTCAGACTGTCGACCAAAATGGGGAG ATTCTTAGAAGAACATCCCTATCTCCCCCACCAAATTGTAATGTAACTTGGGATGAATATATTAATGCTGAACCAGGAGAACATCCAAAATTAGCCAGGGACTTAGTTTACAAAGAATCAAGTAAAACTTTTCGTGCTACTGTAGCAATG agTAAGGACTTTCCACTTAATGTAGAAATGCTTTTGAATGTACTGGAAGTGATTGCACCTTTTAAGCATTTTTCCAAACTCCGTGAATTCGTAACACTGAAACTTCCCAGTGGATTTCccgtaaaaattgatattcctATCTTACCGACAGTTACAGCAAAGATAACATTCCAAAAATTTGAGTTTCGGGATAATATTCCTCAAAGTATGTTTGAGGTTCCGGAAACCTATGTTGAGGACAACATGAG GTTTCCCGACTTATGA
- the LOC129807565 gene encoding ankyrin repeat domain-containing protein 13C isoform X2 gives MSLALHEAVFSGDLKQLSQLLRTQDVTQKDKHGNTPLHLSVMLGRKVIVIHKFAEFTQLLLAHGAPVKVKNLQGWSPLAEAISYGDRSTIHLLLWKLKKQARDQMEHRRPNLVKALQQMGDFYMELKWDFQSWVPLVSRILPSDICKIHKAGCSIRLDTTLVDFSEMKWERGDISFIFRGDKTPKESLTVLDNEYQCYQRVRYEETEAEIEDEVDILMSSDIMAAQMSTKSINFTRAQSGWIFREDRKETIAGQYECDLYCINGLVLESRKRREHLSRDDLQKNKALMESFTKGHSQTVDQNGEILRRTSLSPPPNCNVTWDEYINAEPGEHPKLARDLVYKESSKTFRATVAMSKDFPLNVEMLLNVLEVIAPFKHFSKLREFVTLKLPSGFPVKIDIPILPTVTAKITFQKFEFRDNIPQSMFEVPETYVEDNMRFPDL, from the exons ATGTCTTTAGCGTTGCATGAAGCGGTGTTTTCTGGTGATTTGAAACAACTTTCACAGCTTCTTAGAACGCAGGATGTAACACAAAAAGATAAACATG GAAATACACCCCTCCACCTTTCCGTGATGTTAGGCCGAAAAG TCATTGTAATTCATAAATTTGCAGAATTTACTCAGCTGCTTCTTGCTCATGGAGCTCCTGTGAAAGTGAAGAACCTTCAAGGATGGTCGCCTTTGGCAGAAGCGATTTCTTATGGTGACCGTTCCACAa TTCACCTTCTTCTATGGAAGCTAAAAAAGCAGGCAAGAGATCAAATGGAACACAGACGCCCAAACTTGGTCAAGGCCTTGCAGCAGATGGGTGATTTTTACATGGAACTCAAATGGGATTTTCAGTCATGGG TTCCTCTAGTATCACGAATACTGCCATCTGATATTTGTAAAATCCATAAGGCAGGATGTTCTATACGACTAGACACTACACTGGTCGACTTTTCAGAAATGAAATGGGAGCGCGGAGACATATCATTTATATTCCGTGGTGATAAAACACCCAAAGAATCCTTGACTGTGCTTGATAACGAATATCAATGCTACCAGCGTGTTCGGTATGAGGAAACGGAAGCAGAGATCGAAGATGAAGTGGATATTCTAATGTCAAGTGATATTATGGCGGCACAGATGTCAACTAAAAGTATTAACTTCACACGTGCACAATCAGGATGGATATTCCGGGAGGACCGTAAGGAAACAATTGCCGGACAGTATGAATGTGATTTGTATTGCATCAATGGTCTGGTATTGGAATCTAGAAAACGCAGAGAACACCTTTCCAGAgatgatttgcaaaaaaataaagctCTTATGGAATCATTTACCAAAGGACACTCTCAGACTGTCGACCAAAATGGGGAG ATTCTTAGAAGAACATCCCTATCTCCCCCACCAAATTGTAATGTAACTTGGGATGAATATATTAATGCTGAACCAGGAGAACATCCAAAATTAGCCAGGGACTTAGTTTACAAAGAATCAAGTAAAACTTTTCGTGCTACTGTAGCAATG agTAAGGACTTTCCACTTAATGTAGAAATGCTTTTGAATGTACTGGAAGTGATTGCACCTTTTAAGCATTTTTCCAAACTCCGTGAATTCGTAACACTGAAACTTCCCAGTGGATTTCccgtaaaaattgatattcctATCTTACCGACAGTTACAGCAAAGATAACATTCCAAAAATTTGAGTTTCGGGATAATATTCCTCAAAGTATGTTTGAGGTTCCGGAAACCTATGTTGAGGACAACATGAG GTTTCCCGACTTATGA
- the LOC129807565 gene encoding ankyrin repeat domain-containing protein 13C isoform X1 → MSLALHEAVFSGDLKQLSQLLRTQDVTQKDKHGNTPLHLSVMLGRKEFTQLLLAHGAPVKVKNLQGWSPLAEAISYGDRSTIHLLLWKLKKQARDQMEHRRPNLVKALQQMGDFYMELKWDFQSWVPLVSRILPSDICKIHKAGCSIRLDTTLVDFSEMKWERGDISFIFRGDKTPKESLTVLDNEYQCYQRVRYEETEAEIEDEVDILMSSDIMAAQMSTKSINFTRAQSGWIFREDRKETIAGQYECDLYCINGLVLESRKRREHLSRDDLQKNKALMESFTKGHSQTVDQNGEILRRTSLSPPPNCNVTWDEYINAEPGEHPKLARDLVYKESSKTFRATVAMSKDFPLNVEMLLNVLEVIAPFKHFSKLREFVTLKLPSGFPVKIDIPILPTVTAKITFQKFEFRDNIPQSMFEVPETYVEDNMSFCGISCSINSEES, encoded by the exons ATGTCTTTAGCGTTGCATGAAGCGGTGTTTTCTGGTGATTTGAAACAACTTTCACAGCTTCTTAGAACGCAGGATGTAACACAAAAAGATAAACATG GAAATACACCCCTCCACCTTTCCGTGATGTTAGGCCGAAAAG AATTTACTCAGCTGCTTCTTGCTCATGGAGCTCCTGTGAAAGTGAAGAACCTTCAAGGATGGTCGCCTTTGGCAGAAGCGATTTCTTATGGTGACCGTTCCACAa TTCACCTTCTTCTATGGAAGCTAAAAAAGCAGGCAAGAGATCAAATGGAACACAGACGCCCAAACTTGGTCAAGGCCTTGCAGCAGATGGGTGATTTTTACATGGAACTCAAATGGGATTTTCAGTCATGGG TTCCTCTAGTATCACGAATACTGCCATCTGATATTTGTAAAATCCATAAGGCAGGATGTTCTATACGACTAGACACTACACTGGTCGACTTTTCAGAAATGAAATGGGAGCGCGGAGACATATCATTTATATTCCGTGGTGATAAAACACCCAAAGAATCCTTGACTGTGCTTGATAACGAATATCAATGCTACCAGCGTGTTCGGTATGAGGAAACGGAAGCAGAGATCGAAGATGAAGTGGATATTCTAATGTCAAGTGATATTATGGCGGCACAGATGTCAACTAAAAGTATTAACTTCACACGTGCACAATCAGGATGGATATTCCGGGAGGACCGTAAGGAAACAATTGCCGGACAGTATGAATGTGATTTGTATTGCATCAATGGTCTGGTATTGGAATCTAGAAAACGCAGAGAACACCTTTCCAGAgatgatttgcaaaaaaataaagctCTTATGGAATCATTTACCAAAGGACACTCTCAGACTGTCGACCAAAATGGGGAG ATTCTTAGAAGAACATCCCTATCTCCCCCACCAAATTGTAATGTAACTTGGGATGAATATATTAATGCTGAACCAGGAGAACATCCAAAATTAGCCAGGGACTTAGTTTACAAAGAATCAAGTAAAACTTTTCGTGCTACTGTAGCAATG agTAAGGACTTTCCACTTAATGTAGAAATGCTTTTGAATGTACTGGAAGTGATTGCACCTTTTAAGCATTTTTCCAAACTCCGTGAATTCGTAACACTGAAACTTCCCAGTGGATTTCccgtaaaaattgatattcctATCTTACCGACAGTTACAGCAAAGATAACATTCCAAAAATTTGAGTTTCGGGATAATATTCCTCAAAGTATGTTTGAGGTTCCGGAAACCTATGTTGAGGACAACATGAG CTTCTGTGGCATTTCATG TTCAATCAACTCCGAGGAAAGCTAG
- the LOC129807526 gene encoding putative mediator of RNA polymerase II transcription subunit 26 isoform X1 has product MNGMTNSDEVVECPLCMEALEVDDLNFFPCTCGYQICRFCWHRIRTDENELCPACRKAYSENPADFTPLSQEQIAALKAEKRQREQQRKQKVTENRKHLANVRVVQKNLVFVVGLPPRLADAEILKKHEYFGKYGKIHKVVINPSTTYAGVQGPSASAYVTYVSNSDALRAIQSVNSIMIDNRLIKTSLGTTKYCSHFMKNQQCPKPDCMYLHELGDSEASFTKEEMHQGKHQEYEKRLHDQLIAQSTVLNSNASSNNIATGNGTKTVSEAKNIGTQNGPTKDAWPSLSESPVGKDIKMNGKIGGGNHKEHSMKHDNRKHEKTKGEKKGKNQKIHVNPHNHNNNISNNNTNNAKDQHSMRQQQQQQQDIIEKQNHISADDDEVNLIDDIEQDVLLVENDRNGDTPSLSSSRTSTSNTGDSGASSESGSGKSSPASSFPDHSHQNLSTSVSSTLSSASSASTTASSEVATNQQVQQQNRANLDKTKQHSDSTHFATSEQINGNSGNGGVVRDATTKFTKLSLFDDSNSFFSTNTFQPYMKVDGTQSNTSQHPEHVNGVNRSTPPTQSQPEQTAGTSNSQQPPQMNENILANTCEDWEAAFKYVMLKNNSKHTDEQQEELFRMQEMQKLSSVNGIRMGQQHQQYNGLHGDFNSDFFHCSNEINRQLLQHQQHSRTQHNNLHSGNENMNHMYTGNMSKFFDFHKNQQNQQQQQYMMNGHSTNGPSVDQLNMANLVENNRLNSQFMEQHGHLVSQLPKQSWLNKMDTQQQQQPQQQSHNMLFNSTPQNRLHNQYGTQNSAVIDDDLGFDPFIETQKALAELMECEMVQNKPQTNHSKLLENCQRTRMPPPGFNHMNAFGFGIPRAQGSKILPFMNMGNSTQQQPPDTNWGYMNGYPQGPQSNDQIISQSQQQNSHSTLKSNSFLSDYGSMTSDWTSLDPAIVSFRQYPTLLSGPTLQQQQAQSQAPQTSDLFLSQQQQHNGPGFTHHGINLQSSIMNQQPPQQNSPAQVNAHVQGMLEYLKNRHFV; this is encoded by the exons ATGAACGGGATGACGAACAGTGATGAAGTTGTTGAATGCCCACTGTGCATGGAGGCACTTGAGGTGGATGATCTTAATTTCTTTCCTTGCACCTGTGGGTATCAGATATGTCGCTTCTGCTGGCACCGCATCAGAACGGATGAGAATGAACTGTGCCCAGCGTGTCGGAAGGCGTACTCGGAAAATCCGGCGGACTTCACTCCACTGTCTCAAGAGCAG ATTGCTGCTCTGAAGGCTGAGAAACGACAACGGGAGCAGCAACGAAAGCAAAAAGTTACGGAAAATCGCAAGCATTTGGCGAATGTGCGTGTTGTTCAAAAGAACTTGGTGTTTGTCGTTGGGCTCCCACCTAGACTTGCAGATGCGGAA ATCCTGAAGAAACATGAATATTTTGGAAAGTATGGCAAAATACACAAAGTGGTTATTAATCCAAGCACGACGTATGCTGGCGTACAAGGTCCCTCGGCCTCAGCATATGTGACTTATGTGAGCAATAGTGATGCTTTGAGAGCCATACAGAGTGTTAATAGCATCATGATAGATAATCGGCTGATAAAGACTAGTCTAGGAACGACAAAGTACTGCAGTCACTTCATGAAGAATCAGCAGTGTCCGAAGCCTGATTGTATGTATTTACATGAGTTGGGAGATTCGGAAGCAAGCTTCACGAAGGAGGAAATGCATCAAGGCAAACATCAGGAATATGAAAAGAGACTTCATGATCAGTTAATAGCACaatcaacagttttaaattccAATGCATCGTCAAATAATATTGCAACAGGTAATGGAACAAAGACAGTGAGTGAAGCTAAAAATATAGGAACTCAGAATGGACCCACGAAGGATGCATGGCCAAGTCTGTCAGAATCACCTGTAGGAAAGGATATTAAGATGAATGGAAAGATAGGAGGTGGCAATCACAAGGAGCACTCAATGAAGCATGATAACAGAAAGCATGAAAAGACGAAAGGGGAAAAGAAGGGAAAGAATCAAAAAATTCATGTAAACCCACACAATCACAACAACAATATCAGCAACAATAATACCAATAATGCAAAAGATCAACACAGTATGCGGCAACAGCAGCAACAACAACAGGATATTATTGAGAAACAGAATCACATCAGTGCAGATGATGATGAGGTAAATCTAATTGATGATATTGAACAAGATGTACTGCTGGTGGAGAATGATCGCAATGGTGATACACCGTCATTGAGCAGCAGTAGAACATCAACGAGCAATACTGGTGATAGTGGTGCATCTAGTGAGAGTGGCAGTGGTAAGAGTTCACCGGCCAGCTCTTTTCCAGATCACTCCCATCAGAATCTGTCAACATCGGTGTCGTCAACATTATCATCGGCCTCATCGGCGTCCACAACAGCCAGCTCAGAAGTTGCCACTAATCAACAGGTGCAGCAGCAGAATAGAGCAAATTTGGACAAAACAAAACAACACAGTGATTCCACACATTTTGCCACCAGTGAACAGATTAATGGAAATAGTGGAAATGGGGGTGTGGTTCGTGATGCcacaacaaaattcacaaaattatccCTCTTCGATGATAGCAACAGTTTCTTCTCTACAAACACTTTCCAGCCATACATGAAAGTGGATGGCACACAATCTAATACCAGTCAACATCCTGAACACGTAAATGGTGTCAATAGATCCACTCCTCCGACACAGTCACAGCCAGAGCAGACTGCAGGTACCAGTAACAGTCAACAGCCACCACAGATGAACGAAAACATCTTAGCAAATACATGTGAAGACTGGGAAGCTGCATTCAAGTATGTCATGCTGAAAAATAATAGTAAACATACAGATGAGCAGCAAGAAGAGCTATTTCGAATGCAAGAAATGCAAAAACTCAGTTCAGTCAATGGAATCCGAATGGGACAGCAGCATCAACAGTACAATGGTTTACATG gTGACTTCAATTCAGACTTCTTTCACTGTTCAAATGAAATCAACAGACAGTTGCTACAACATCAGCAGCACTCTCGAACACAACACAATAATTTACATAGTGGAAATGAGAATATGAATCACATGTATACGGGAAATATGTCAAAGTTCTTTGACTTCcacaaaaatcaacaaaatcag CAACAACAACAGTACATGATGAATGGTCATTCGACAAACGGACCATCCGTTGATCAGTTGAACATGGCAAACTTGGTGGAGAACAACAGACTCAATTCTCAATTTATGGAGCAACACGGTCATCTTGTATCGCAATTGCCGAAACAAAGCTGGCTCAATAAAATGGACACTCAACAGCAACAGCAGCCGCAACAACAATCTCACAATATGCTCTTCAACAGCACTCCACAAAATAGACTTCATAATCAATATGGCACTCAAAATTCTGCAGTTATTGACGATGATTTGG GTTTTGATCCATTTATTGAGACCCAAAAGGCTCTTGCTGAACTGATGGAATGTGAAATGGTGCAAAATAAACCACAGACTAATCATagtaaattattagaaaattgtCAGAGGACACGTATGCCACCACCTGGTTTTAACCACATGAATGCGTTTGGTTTTGGAATTCCAAGAGCGCAag GCAGCAAAATTTTACCGTTCATGAATATGGGAAATTCAACACAGCAACAACCACCAGATACAAATTGGGGCTATATGAATGGCTATCCACAAGGTCCACAGTCAAATGATCAGATCATTTCACAATCTCAGCAGCAAAACAGTCATTCAACACTTAAATCAa ATTCCTTTTTATCAGACTACGGAAGTATGACTTCAGATTGGACCTCTCTGGATCCGGCAATTGTATCATTCCGACAGTATCCAACACTTCTGTCCGGTCCAACGTTACAGCAACAGCAGGCACAGTCTCAAGCTCCACAAACATCTGACTTGTTTTTATCACAGCAGCAACAACACAATGGGCCAG GTTTTACACACCATGGAATAAATCTACAATCAAGTATTATGAATCAACAACCTCCACAACAAAATTCACCAGCACAGGTAAATGCTCATGTTCAAGGAATGCTggagtatttaaaaaatcgtcacTTTGTAtag
- the LOC129807526 gene encoding putative mediator of RNA polymerase II transcription subunit 26 isoform X2, which yields MNGMTNSDEVVECPLCMEALEVDDLNFFPCTCGYQICRFCWHRIRTDENELCPACRKAYSENPADFTPLSQEQIAALKAEKRQREQQRKQKVTENRKHLANVRVVQKNLVFVVGLPPRLADAEILKKHEYFGKYGKIHKVVINPSTTYAGVQGPSASAYVTYVSNSDALRAIQSVNSIMIDNRLIKTSLGTTKYCSHFMKNQQCPKPDCMYLHELGDSEASFTKEEMHQGKHQEYEKRLHDQLIAQSTVLNSNASSNNIATGNGTKTVSEAKNIGTQNGPTKDAWPSLSESPVGKDIKMNGKIGGGNHKEHSMKHDNRKHEKTKGEKKGKNQKIHVNPHNHNNNISNNNTNNAKDQHSMRQQQQQQQDIIEKQNHISADDDEVNLIDDIEQDVLLVENDRNGDTPSLSSSRTSTSNTGDSGASSESGSGKSSPASSFPDHSHQNLSTSVSSTLSSASSASTTASSEVATNQQVQQQNRANLDKTKQHSDSTHFATSEQINGNSGNGGVVRDATTKFTKLSLFDDSNSFFSTNTFQPYMKVDGTQSNTSQHPEHVNGVNRSTPPTQSQPEQTAGTSNSQQPPQMNENILANTCEDWEAAFKYVMLKNNSKHTDEQQEELFRMQEMQKLSSVNGIRMGQQHQQYNGLHGDFNSDFFHCSNEINRQLLQHQQHSRTQHNNLHSGNENMNHMYTGNMSKFFDFHKNQQNQQQQQYMMNGHSTNGPSVDQLNMANLVENNRLNSQFMEQHGHLVSQLPKQSWLNKMDTQQQQQPQQQSHNMLFNSTPQNRLHNQYGTQNSAVIDDDLGFDPFIETQKALAELMECEMVQNKPQTNHSKLLENCQRTRMPPPGFNHMNAFGFGIPRAQGSKILPFMNMGNSTQQQPPDTNWGYMNGYPQGPQSNDQIISQSQQQNSHSTLKSNYGSMTSDWTSLDPAIVSFRQYPTLLSGPTLQQQQAQSQAPQTSDLFLSQQQQHNGPGFTHHGINLQSSIMNQQPPQQNSPAQVNAHVQGMLEYLKNRHFV from the exons ATGAACGGGATGACGAACAGTGATGAAGTTGTTGAATGCCCACTGTGCATGGAGGCACTTGAGGTGGATGATCTTAATTTCTTTCCTTGCACCTGTGGGTATCAGATATGTCGCTTCTGCTGGCACCGCATCAGAACGGATGAGAATGAACTGTGCCCAGCGTGTCGGAAGGCGTACTCGGAAAATCCGGCGGACTTCACTCCACTGTCTCAAGAGCAG ATTGCTGCTCTGAAGGCTGAGAAACGACAACGGGAGCAGCAACGAAAGCAAAAAGTTACGGAAAATCGCAAGCATTTGGCGAATGTGCGTGTTGTTCAAAAGAACTTGGTGTTTGTCGTTGGGCTCCCACCTAGACTTGCAGATGCGGAA ATCCTGAAGAAACATGAATATTTTGGAAAGTATGGCAAAATACACAAAGTGGTTATTAATCCAAGCACGACGTATGCTGGCGTACAAGGTCCCTCGGCCTCAGCATATGTGACTTATGTGAGCAATAGTGATGCTTTGAGAGCCATACAGAGTGTTAATAGCATCATGATAGATAATCGGCTGATAAAGACTAGTCTAGGAACGACAAAGTACTGCAGTCACTTCATGAAGAATCAGCAGTGTCCGAAGCCTGATTGTATGTATTTACATGAGTTGGGAGATTCGGAAGCAAGCTTCACGAAGGAGGAAATGCATCAAGGCAAACATCAGGAATATGAAAAGAGACTTCATGATCAGTTAATAGCACaatcaacagttttaaattccAATGCATCGTCAAATAATATTGCAACAGGTAATGGAACAAAGACAGTGAGTGAAGCTAAAAATATAGGAACTCAGAATGGACCCACGAAGGATGCATGGCCAAGTCTGTCAGAATCACCTGTAGGAAAGGATATTAAGATGAATGGAAAGATAGGAGGTGGCAATCACAAGGAGCACTCAATGAAGCATGATAACAGAAAGCATGAAAAGACGAAAGGGGAAAAGAAGGGAAAGAATCAAAAAATTCATGTAAACCCACACAATCACAACAACAATATCAGCAACAATAATACCAATAATGCAAAAGATCAACACAGTATGCGGCAACAGCAGCAACAACAACAGGATATTATTGAGAAACAGAATCACATCAGTGCAGATGATGATGAGGTAAATCTAATTGATGATATTGAACAAGATGTACTGCTGGTGGAGAATGATCGCAATGGTGATACACCGTCATTGAGCAGCAGTAGAACATCAACGAGCAATACTGGTGATAGTGGTGCATCTAGTGAGAGTGGCAGTGGTAAGAGTTCACCGGCCAGCTCTTTTCCAGATCACTCCCATCAGAATCTGTCAACATCGGTGTCGTCAACATTATCATCGGCCTCATCGGCGTCCACAACAGCCAGCTCAGAAGTTGCCACTAATCAACAGGTGCAGCAGCAGAATAGAGCAAATTTGGACAAAACAAAACAACACAGTGATTCCACACATTTTGCCACCAGTGAACAGATTAATGGAAATAGTGGAAATGGGGGTGTGGTTCGTGATGCcacaacaaaattcacaaaattatccCTCTTCGATGATAGCAACAGTTTCTTCTCTACAAACACTTTCCAGCCATACATGAAAGTGGATGGCACACAATCTAATACCAGTCAACATCCTGAACACGTAAATGGTGTCAATAGATCCACTCCTCCGACACAGTCACAGCCAGAGCAGACTGCAGGTACCAGTAACAGTCAACAGCCACCACAGATGAACGAAAACATCTTAGCAAATACATGTGAAGACTGGGAAGCTGCATTCAAGTATGTCATGCTGAAAAATAATAGTAAACATACAGATGAGCAGCAAGAAGAGCTATTTCGAATGCAAGAAATGCAAAAACTCAGTTCAGTCAATGGAATCCGAATGGGACAGCAGCATCAACAGTACAATGGTTTACATG gTGACTTCAATTCAGACTTCTTTCACTGTTCAAATGAAATCAACAGACAGTTGCTACAACATCAGCAGCACTCTCGAACACAACACAATAATTTACATAGTGGAAATGAGAATATGAATCACATGTATACGGGAAATATGTCAAAGTTCTTTGACTTCcacaaaaatcaacaaaatcag CAACAACAACAGTACATGATGAATGGTCATTCGACAAACGGACCATCCGTTGATCAGTTGAACATGGCAAACTTGGTGGAGAACAACAGACTCAATTCTCAATTTATGGAGCAACACGGTCATCTTGTATCGCAATTGCCGAAACAAAGCTGGCTCAATAAAATGGACACTCAACAGCAACAGCAGCCGCAACAACAATCTCACAATATGCTCTTCAACAGCACTCCACAAAATAGACTTCATAATCAATATGGCACTCAAAATTCTGCAGTTATTGACGATGATTTGG GTTTTGATCCATTTATTGAGACCCAAAAGGCTCTTGCTGAACTGATGGAATGTGAAATGGTGCAAAATAAACCACAGACTAATCATagtaaattattagaaaattgtCAGAGGACACGTATGCCACCACCTGGTTTTAACCACATGAATGCGTTTGGTTTTGGAATTCCAAGAGCGCAag GCAGCAAAATTTTACCGTTCATGAATATGGGAAATTCAACACAGCAACAACCACCAGATACAAATTGGGGCTATATGAATGGCTATCCACAAGGTCCACAGTCAAATGATCAGATCATTTCACAATCTCAGCAGCAAAACAGTCATTCAACACTTAAATCAa ACTACGGAAGTATGACTTCAGATTGGACCTCTCTGGATCCGGCAATTGTATCATTCCGACAGTATCCAACACTTCTGTCCGGTCCAACGTTACAGCAACAGCAGGCACAGTCTCAAGCTCCACAAACATCTGACTTGTTTTTATCACAGCAGCAACAACACAATGGGCCAG GTTTTACACACCATGGAATAAATCTACAATCAAGTATTATGAATCAACAACCTCCACAACAAAATTCACCAGCACAGGTAAATGCTCATGTTCAAGGAATGCTggagtatttaaaaaatcgtcacTTTGTAtag